TTTGGGAATATTTGTCTGCAGCCATAAGTGTGTTCATGGTCCTTTTTTACTTCTATTGCGCGGGCGTCAGACCCGTCACTGTCCAATATCATGTGGGCCTTTACGTGATGATCACGTACGTTTTTGTGTTCTTGGCTTACCCCTTTTCCAAGAAATCGCCCCGTCAGCGTCCATCTGTGGTGGATGTCGTTTTGGCCGCCTTGTCCGTGGTGGTTGTGGGCTACTGGATTCATGAATTTGAGAGCCTGAACTACCGCATGGGCAGTGAAACACGATGGGATTTTTATGTCAGTGTGCTGGGCCTTTTGTTGTCCCTCGAAGTGTGTCGTCGGGTTCTTGGGTGGTCCATGACCATTGTGGGATTGTTGGCGGCGTGCTACTGCTATTTTGGACCTTACATGCCGGGGCCTTTTGCCCATCGAGGATTTCGCATCGAGCGGATCGCCAACTACCTTTTCCTCACGCAGGATGGTGTCTTTGGCGTCATGGCCAGCGTTTTGGTCACTTACGTGATTTTGTTCATCTTCTTCGGAGCCTTTCTGAAAAAGTCCGGAGCAGGACAATTCTTCCTTGATTTCCCTATGGCTTTGGCCGGGCGCACCGTTGGAGGTCCTGCCAAGGTCGCGTGTATCGCTTCCACCTTTTTTGGATCGATCTCCGGGAGTGCCATCGCCAATACGGTGACGACCGGGGCTTTTACGATTCCTCTGATGAAAAAGGCAGGTTTTAAGCCTCACGTCGCCGGCGCCATTGAGCCCTCCGCTTCCATAGTGGGTATGTTTATGCCCCCCGTCATGGGCGCCGGTGGTTTTCTCATGGCCGAACTTACGCGAACGCCTTATGTGGAAATCATGAAAATGGCCGTCGGTCCGGCTCTGCTATACTTTCTCTCGGTGTTCATCATGGTTCATTTCGAAGCCAAGAAATACAACATACAAGGACTGCAAGGGGAGGAACTTCCCAAGGCCATGGAGATTCTCAAGAGAGAATGGTACATGTCGCTTCCGCTTGTGGTCATTATTGGGGTGA
Above is a genomic segment from Desulfosoma sp. containing:
- a CDS encoding TRAP transporter permease, with protein sequence MIKEQELENAASEALKDEKLKKLVEKEEKTGRTLSGFWEYLSAAISVFMVLFYFYCAGVRPVTVQYHVGLYVMITYVFVFLAYPFSKKSPRQRPSVVDVVLAALSVVVVGYWIHEFESLNYRMGSETRWDFYVSVLGLLLSLEVCRRVLGWSMTIVGLLAACYCYFGPYMPGPFAHRGFRIERIANYLFLTQDGVFGVMASVLVTYVILFIFFGAFLKKSGAGQFFLDFPMALAGRTVGGPAKVACIASTFFGSISGSAIANTVTTGAFTIPLMKKAGFKPHVAGAIEPSASIVGMFMPPVMGAGGFLMAELTRTPYVEIMKMAVGPALLYFLSVFIMVHFEAKKYNIQGLQGEELPKAMEILKREWYMSLPLVVIIGVMLLGYSPGLAAFWATLSCIVVSWVRPETRMKWREIYEAILAGARSTLVIGATVGVIGMIVGSIALTGIGLKFSDIIISLSGGNLAIAIILIGLASLVLGMGVPVTAAYLITAVLAVPALDNLGVHLVAAHMIVYWFSQDSNITPPVCVAAYAGAAIAGSDPWKTGWTSFKFAKFLYVGPFLFAYTPGILLIGDWHTIVVTYIAATLGTIAFSSCTQGYLIRRTSLVEWIIFAVGTYLCFHPDLLTDLAGIALIVVVYLIQKYKNKKEAAAAASQAHSTAS